A genomic window from Alphaproteobacteria bacterium includes:
- the sufD gene encoding Fe-S cluster assembly protein SufD, which produces MLQQWIERAAGEREAWKYTTLKPLAAETYRAAPPPRASIDRLPSIMPDAADRHRLVFVDGYLQKALCLLGGLPENIISGDTDSGYDISLSKETCLAVAPLELIHVATADDGPRTGNTEMRIRLGASGRLTLIEHHLSLGGSPYVALRENKIILGDHAKLVHVRLQGMDTAHTQLTHSEIAVASGAFYDQFALTTGAGLSRHEVRVQLCGTGAQTRLAGMMLLRGRQHADTTTLIEHLAPATSSREVYRTVLDGSARGVFQGKILVAPGAQKTDGHQLSRALMLSGTAEMNAKPELEIYADDVKCSHGATVGQIDETALFYLRSRGIPAPDARALLVRGFVSELIDEAALPVVREELHARVGSWLEGAGS; this is translated from the coding sequence ATGCTGCAGCAATGGATCGAACGGGCCGCCGGCGAACGGGAAGCGTGGAAATACACCACGCTGAAGCCGCTTGCCGCCGAAACATACCGCGCCGCGCCGCCGCCGCGCGCAAGCATCGACCGGTTGCCCAGCATTATGCCCGACGCAGCCGACCGGCACCGGCTCGTATTCGTGGACGGGTATTTGCAAAAGGCGCTGTGCCTGCTTGGCGGGCTGCCCGAAAACATTATCAGCGGCGATACCGACAGCGGCTATGATATTTCCCTTAGCAAGGAAACCTGCCTTGCGGTTGCGCCGCTCGAACTTATTCATGTCGCGACCGCCGATGACGGGCCGCGCACCGGCAATACCGAAATGCGCATCCGGCTCGGGGCTTCCGGGCGGCTGACCCTGATCGAACATCATCTATCGTTGGGCGGTTCGCCCTATGTTGCGCTGCGCGAGAACAAGATCATTCTCGGTGACCACGCCAAGCTCGTGCATGTGCGGCTGCAGGGTATGGATACGGCGCACACGCAGCTGACGCATAGCGAGATCGCCGTGGCAAGCGGCGCGTTCTATGACCAGTTTGCGCTTACGACCGGCGCGGGGCTTAGCCGCCATGAAGTGCGCGTGCAGCTGTGCGGCACCGGCGCGCAGACGCGGCTTGCGGGCATGATGCTGCTGCGCGGCCGCCAGCATGCCGACACAACAACCCTGATCGAGCATCTTGCACCCGCAACCTCGAGCCGCGAAGTGTACCGCACCGTGCTTGACGGCAGCGCGCGCGGCGTGTTCCAGGGCAAGATCCTTGTGGCGCCGGGCGCACAAAAGACCGACGGCCACCAGCTAAGCCGCGCCCTGATGCTTTCCGGAACCGCCGAGATGAACGCGAAGCCGGAGCTTGAGATTTATGCCGACGACGTGAAGTGCAGCCACGGCGCGACGGTGGGCCAGATCGACGAAACCGCGCTTTTCTATTTGCGCAGCCGCGGCATTCCCGCGCCGGACGCGCGCGCGCTTCTGGTGCGCGGGTTTGTCAGCGAACTGATCGATGAAGCGGCGTTGCCGGTGGTGCGCGAAGAATTGCATGCCCGTGTCGGCAGCTGGCTGGAAGGAGCGGGATCATGA
- a CDS encoding Flp family type IVb pilin, whose amino-acid sequence MRNLLIRFVKEESGATAIEYGLIAALISVAIVVALGEVGTELNNTFTTVKGKLVAPSSS is encoded by the coding sequence ATGCGTAACCTTTTGATCCGTTTCGTTAAAGAAGAATCCGGTGCCACCGCGATCGAATACGGCCTGATCGCCGCGCTCATCTCGGTCGCCATCGTCGTCGCCCTGGGCGAAGTCGGCACCGAGCTGAACAATACTTTCACGACCGTGAAGGGCAAGCTCGTTGCGCCCTCTTCCTCGTAA
- a CDS encoding Flp family type IVb pilin, translating to MKSAIMRFIAEENGGSAIEYCLLASLIAVGIVAALGEVATALNNTFTTIKNALSS from the coding sequence ATGAAAAGCGCCATCATGCGTTTTATTGCGGAAGAAAATGGCGGCAGCGCAATCGAATATTGCCTGCTGGCCTCGCTTATCGCCGTTGGCATCGTAGCCGCCCTTGGCGAGGTCGCGACCGCGCTGAACAACACCTTCACAACCATCAAGAACGCGCTTTCCAGCTAA
- a CDS encoding polyprenyl synthetase family protein yields the protein MPSLHPDLATAMTDIAAAVERTMDRLLPKGGLAENRLFDAMRYGALGGGKRLRPFLVMSSASLFGVNESCALRAATAVECIHCYSLIHDDLPAMDNSDLRRGKPTVHKEYDDATAILAGDALLTLAFEILADPLTHEDPHVRCALVTELAKASGGQGMVGGQMLDLVAETTALDIGAITRLQRMKTGDLIAFSAVAGGILGRAAAQNHNALRNYAHDLGLAFQIIDDLLDAEGTEAETGKSVGRDAGAGKATFVTILGPDRARAQAHLLSEQAIRHLNVFSGRAGALEDVARFVVERRK from the coding sequence ATGCCCTCGCTCCATCCCGATCTCGCAACCGCCATGACAGACATCGCCGCGGCGGTCGAACGCACGATGGACCGCCTGCTGCCCAAGGGCGGCCTCGCGGAAAACCGTTTGTTCGATGCCATGCGCTACGGCGCGCTCGGCGGCGGCAAGCGGCTGCGCCCGTTTCTTGTCATGTCCTCGGCCTCGCTGTTCGGCGTCAACGAAAGCTGCGCCCTGCGCGCCGCGACGGCTGTCGAATGCATCCATTGCTATTCGTTGATCCACGACGATTTGCCGGCGATGGACAACAGCGATCTGCGCCGCGGCAAACCCACCGTGCACAAGGAATATGACGATGCGACCGCGATCCTTGCAGGCGACGCGCTGCTGACGCTGGCATTCGAAATTCTCGCCGATCCGCTGACGCACGAAGATCCGCATGTGCGCTGCGCGCTGGTGACCGAACTTGCCAAGGCTTCGGGCGGGCAAGGCATGGTCGGCGGCCAGATGCTCGATCTCGTCGCAGAAACCACCGCGCTCGATATCGGCGCCATCACCCGGCTGCAGCGCATGAAAACCGGCGATCTGATCGCCTTTTCCGCGGTGGCAGGCGGCATTCTCGGGCGCGCGGCGGCACAAAACCATAACGCGCTGCGCAACTACGCGCACGATCTCGGCCTCGCTTTCCAGATCATCGACGATCTGCTCGATGCCGAAGGCACCGAAGCCGAAACCGGAAAATCCGTCGGCCGCGACGCGGGCGCGGGCAAGGCCACCTTCGTCACCATCCTCGGACCCGACCGCGCGCGGGCGCAAGCGCATCTGTTGTCGGAACAGGCGATCAGGCATCTCAATGTGTTTTCCGGCCGCGCAGGCGCACTCGAGGATGTCGCGCGCTTCGTCGTGGAACGGCGCAAATAG
- a CDS encoding exodeoxyribonuclease VII small subunit, translating into MPKSTAQTGAEPTIPADIAKLSFEEAMAELDKLVRQLEDGKAKLDDAIGAYERGSALKRHCEARLRDARMKIEKIALTANGPAAAPFEE; encoded by the coding sequence ATGCCCAAAAGCACTGCCCAAACAGGCGCCGAGCCGACAATCCCGGCCGATATCGCCAAACTAAGCTTCGAGGAAGCGATGGCCGAGCTCGATAAGCTCGTGCGCCAGCTCGAAGACGGCAAGGCGAAGCTCGATGACGCCATCGGCGCGTATGAGCGCGGCAGCGCGTTGAAACGCCATTGCGAAGCGCGCCTGCGCGACGCCCGCATGAAGATCGAAAAAATCGCCCTGACGGCGAACGGCCCCGCCGCCGCGCCGTTCGAAGAATAA
- a CDS encoding HAD hydrolase-like protein, protein MTLAGGEKITHLVALDWNGTLLADARIIFACTNHILQVMGYDTIDFATYRNAYDIPIDRFYANIGVGADVFHTRTDITYTLFHDTYESMAQSARLRRGARELLGLLKKRGMHAVVLSNHNVPDIERHIERLGLDGAITAVLAHEERSMKTRRRRKAELLSDFIAHHRIAPENVMVVGDSHEETQIAHDLSLTGVAITDGHVSTPRLKAAKPHYLINHLREMESVMDAHGFGGVR, encoded by the coding sequence ATGACGCTGGCGGGGGGCGAAAAAATCACGCATCTGGTTGCGCTGGACTGGAACGGCACGCTGCTGGCCGACGCGCGCATCATTTTCGCCTGCACCAACCATATTTTGCAGGTGATGGGCTACGACACGATCGATTTTGCGACCTACCGCAACGCCTATGACATTCCGATCGACCGGTTTTACGCCAATATCGGCGTGGGCGCGGATGTGTTCCACACCCGCACCGATATCACCTATACGTTGTTCCACGACACTTACGAAAGCATGGCGCAATCGGCGCGGCTGCGCCGCGGCGCGCGCGAGCTGCTTGGGCTTTTGAAAAAGCGCGGCATGCATGCGGTTGTGCTGAGCAACCACAATGTGCCGGATATCGAGCGGCATATCGAACGGCTCGGTCTGGACGGCGCCATTACAGCCGTGCTGGCGCATGAAGAGCGCAGCATGAAGACGCGCCGCCGCCGCAAGGCCGAATTGCTGTCCGATTTCATCGCGCATCACCGCATTGCGCCGGAAAATGTGATGGTTGTGGGCGACAGCCATGAAGAAACCCAGATCGCGCACGATCTTTCGCTGACCGGGGTCGCGATCACCGACGGGCATGTTTCGACCCCGCGGCTCAAGGCGGCCAAACCGCACTACCTGATCAACCATTTGCGCGAAATGGAAAGCGTGATGGATGCGCACGGTTTCGGGGGGGTGCGCTGA
- the sufB gene encoding Fe-S cluster assembly protein SufB, translating into MSSQPAPRNPAPAPDIKALAEQKYKWGFVTEIEADRAPKGLSEDTVRFISAKKGEPAWLLEWRLKAFRHWLTMKEPDWAKVKHAPIDYQDAYYYAAPKQKDGPKSLDEVDPELLKTYEKLGIPLREQEMLAGVQPASAPPRVAVDAVFDSVSVATTYKETLAAEGIVFCSIAEAVREHPELVQRYLGTVVPAGDNFFAALNSAVFTDGSFVYIPRGVRCPMELSTYFRINAANTGQFERTLIIAAEASHVSYLEGCTAPKRDENQLHAAVVELVALDDAQIKYSTVQNWYPGDENGKGGIYNFVTKRGDCRGRNSKISWTQVETGSAITWKYPSCVLRGDNSVGEFYSVAITNNFQQADTGTKMIHIGKNTRSTIVSKGISAGRADNTYRGLVKIMRTAHGARNHTQCDSLLIGDRCGAHTVPYIEQRNPSASVEHEATTAKISEDQLFYCRQRGLTAEESVALIVNGFCKEVLAVLPMEFAVEAQKLVGISLEGSVG; encoded by the coding sequence ATGTCATCGCAACCCGCCCCCCGCAACCCGGCCCCGGCGCCCGATATCAAGGCGCTGGCCGAGCAGAAATACAAGTGGGGCTTCGTCACCGAGATCGAGGCCGACCGCGCGCCCAAAGGTTTGAGCGAGGATACGGTACGCTTTATTTCCGCCAAGAAGGGCGAACCCGCATGGCTGCTGGAATGGCGGCTGAAGGCCTTCCGCCATTGGCTGACGATGAAGGAGCCGGACTGGGCCAAGGTTAAGCACGCGCCGATCGATTATCAGGATGCCTATTATTATGCCGCGCCCAAGCAAAAGGACGGGCCGAAGAGCCTTGATGAGGTCGATCCGGAGCTTTTGAAGACCTACGAAAAGCTTGGCATTCCGCTGCGCGAACAGGAAATGCTGGCGGGCGTGCAGCCCGCTTCCGCGCCGCCGCGCGTGGCCGTGGACGCGGTGTTCGACAGTGTTTCGGTCGCCACGACATATAAAGAGACACTGGCGGCAGAGGGGATCGTTTTCTGCTCGATCGCCGAGGCGGTGCGCGAACACCCCGAGCTGGTGCAGCGCTATCTCGGCACCGTCGTTCCGGCGGGCGACAATTTCTTCGCCGCGCTCAACAGCGCGGTATTCACGGACGGCTCGTTCGTTTATATCCCCCGCGGCGTGCGTTGCCCGATGGAGCTTTCGACCTATTTTCGTATCAATGCCGCCAACACCGGGCAGTTCGAGCGTACGCTGATCATCGCCGCCGAAGCCAGCCATGTTTCATACCTTGAAGGCTGCACCGCGCCCAAGCGCGACGAAAACCAGCTGCATGCCGCGGTGGTGGAGCTGGTCGCGCTCGACGACGCGCAGATCAAATATTCGACCGTGCAGAACTGGTACCCCGGCGACGAAAACGGGAAGGGCGGCATTTACAACTTCGTTACCAAGCGCGGCGACTGCCGCGGGCGCAATTCCAAAATTTCCTGGACCCAGGTGGAAACCGGCTCGGCCATCACCTGGAAATACCCTTCTTGCGTGCTGCGCGGCGATAATTCGGTGGGCGAATTTTATTCGGTCGCCATCACCAACAATTTCCAGCAAGCCGATACCGGCACCAAGATGATCCATATCGGCAAAAACACGCGCTCGACCATCGTATCCAAGGGCATTTCGGCAGGGCGCGCCGACAACACCTATCGCGGGCTGGTGAAGATCATGCGCACCGCGCACGGCGCGCGCAACCACACGCAATGCGACAGCTTGCTTATCGGCGACCGTTGCGGCGCGCACACCGTGCCCTATATAGAGCAACGCAACCCGAGCGCCAGCGTCGAGCACGAAGCGACCACGGCCAAGATCAGCGAAGACCAGCTTTTTTATTGCCGCCAGCGCGGGCTTACGGCCGAAGAGTCGGTCGCGCTGATCGTCAACGGGTTTTGCAAGGAAGTGCTGGCCGTGCTGCCGATGGAATTCGCGGTCGAGGCGCAGAAATTGGTTGGCATCAGTCTGGAAGGAAGTGTCGGATAA
- a CDS encoding SUF system Fe-S cluster assembly regulator, with amino-acid sequence MLRLNKLTDYAVVLLTTMSAQNRITTVTGLAQCTAIPAPTIAKVLKRLAKSDIVTAQRGAAGGYRLARPAVSITVADIITAMDGPIALTDCAEGHQKTCGMEHSCSMQGHWNKVNLAIRAALENVTLADMTSPALRALQVEDMPRTGAQA; translated from the coding sequence ATGCTGCGCCTGAACAAATTGACGGACTATGCGGTCGTGCTTTTGACCACCATGAGCGCGCAGAATCGCATTACCACGGTGACAGGGCTGGCGCAATGCACGGCCATTCCCGCGCCCACGATCGCCAAGGTGCTCAAGCGGCTCGCGAAATCGGATATCGTAACAGCCCAGCGCGGCGCCGCCGGCGGTTACCGGCTTGCGCGCCCTGCCGTCTCAATCACCGTCGCCGACATCATCACCGCGATGGACGGGCCGATCGCGCTGACCGATTGCGCCGAGGGCCACCAGAAAACCTGCGGCATGGAACATAGCTGCAGCATGCAGGGCCACTGGAACAAGGTGAACCTTGCGATCCGCGCCGCGCTTGAAAACGTCACGCTGGCCGATATGACATCGCCCGCGCTGCGTGCGCTGCAGGTGGAAGATATGCCGCGAACCGGCGCGCAGGCGTAA
- the sufC gene encoding Fe-S cluster assembly ATPase SufC — protein sequence MLEIKNLHAAVDGKQILKGLDLAVPLGEVHAIMGPNGAGKSTLSYVLAGREGYDVSEGSVRFNGADLLALEPEARAALGLFLAFQYPVEIPGVSNTVFMKTALNAVRRARGQDALDAMQFLKLVREKAGLLGIGEDMLKRAVNAGFSGGEKKRNEVLQMALLEPALCVLDETDSGLDIDALRIVADGVNALRAESAGGKVRAMLVITHYQRLLDYIKPDRVHVLADGRIARSGGPELAAQLEAEGYGALADKSGGKAA from the coding sequence ATGCTTGAGATCAAGAATTTACACGCCGCCGTTGACGGCAAGCAGATTTTGAAGGGGCTGGACCTGGCCGTGCCCTTGGGCGAGGTGCATGCAATCATGGGCCCGAACGGGGCCGGGAAATCCACGCTTTCCTATGTGCTGGCGGGGCGCGAGGGCTATGACGTGAGCGAAGGCAGCGTGCGCTTCAACGGCGCCGATTTGCTCGCGCTTGAACCGGAAGCGCGGGCGGCTTTGGGCCTGTTCCTTGCGTTCCAGTACCCCGTTGAAATCCCGGGCGTCAGCAACACCGTGTTCATGAAAACCGCGCTGAATGCCGTGCGCCGGGCGCGCGGGCAGGATGCGCTCGATGCCATGCAATTCCTCAAGCTGGTGCGGGAAAAGGCCGGGCTGCTCGGGATCGGCGAAGACATGCTGAAGCGCGCGGTCAATGCCGGTTTTTCGGGCGGCGAGAAGAAGCGCAACGAGGTTCTGCAAATGGCGCTGCTGGAGCCTGCCTTGTGCGTGCTCGATGAAACCGACAGCGGGCTCGATATCGATGCGCTGCGAATCGTGGCCGACGGCGTCAACGCGCTGCGCGCCGAAAGCGCGGGCGGCAAGGTCCGTGCCATGCTGGTAATCACGCATTACCAGCGCCTGCTCGATTACATCAAGCCCGACCGCGTGCATGTGCTGGCGGACGGGCGCATCGCGCGTTCGGGCGGGCCCGAACTGGCGGCGCAGCTGGAAGCGGAAGGCTATGGCGCGCTGGCGGACAAAAGCGGAGGCAAGGCGGCATGA
- a CDS encoding histone deacetylase family protein: protein MTTALFSHDACHNHDTGQGHPEQPARYDAVMAALAGPEFVALARREAPKAGVEQIARVHPRAYVEAMLASVPEKNLFPVDTDTILSPGSGKAMLRSAGAGIAAVDAVMAGEVQNAFCVVRPPGHHAEPQTPMGFCFFNNIAIAAAHALAAHKLERVALVDFDVHHGNGTQTWAEREPRAFFCSTHQSPLYPGTGMANEHGGHGNILNVPLPAGAGGKSFMAAIEGQAVPALEAWKPQILFISAGFDAHANDPLAGMSLLEEDFAAATRALCAMAARQCGGRVVSVLEGGYNIDALARSAAAHVLSLMEAGKA, encoded by the coding sequence ATGACAACAGCCCTTTTCAGCCACGATGCCTGCCACAACCACGATACCGGGCAAGGCCACCCTGAACAGCCCGCCCGCTACGATGCCGTGATGGCGGCGCTGGCGGGGCCGGAATTCGTGGCGCTGGCGCGGCGCGAAGCGCCCAAGGCTGGCGTGGAACAGATCGCGCGCGTGCATCCCCGCGCCTATGTCGAAGCCATGCTCGCAAGCGTGCCGGAAAAAAATCTCTTCCCGGTCGATACCGATACCATCCTTTCGCCCGGCTCCGGCAAGGCGATGCTGCGTTCGGCAGGCGCCGGGATCGCGGCCGTCGATGCCGTGATGGCGGGCGAGGTTCAAAACGCCTTTTGCGTCGTGCGCCCGCCCGGCCACCATGCCGAACCGCAAACGCCGATGGGCTTTTGTTTCTTCAACAATATCGCCATCGCCGCCGCGCACGCGCTTGCCGCACATAAACTTGAACGCGTGGCGCTTGTCGATTTCGATGTGCACCACGGCAACGGAACCCAGACATGGGCGGAACGCGAACCGCGCGCCTTCTTCTGTTCCACGCACCAGTCGCCGCTCTATCCCGGCACCGGCATGGCGAACGAACATGGCGGGCACGGCAACATCCTCAATGTGCCGCTGCCTGCGGGCGCGGGGGGAAAATCCTTCATGGCCGCGATCGAAGGCCAGGCCGTGCCCGCGCTTGAAGCATGGAAACCGCAAATTCTGTTCATTTCCGCCGGGTTCGATGCGCACGCCAATGACCCGCTTGCGGGCATGAGTCTGCTGGAAGAAGATTTCGCAGCCGCCACGCGGGCGCTGTGCGCCATGGCGGCGCGGCAATGCGGCGGGCGCGTGGTTTCGGTGCTGGAAGGCGGCTACAATATCGATGCCCTGGCGCGCAGCGCGGCCGCGCATGTGCTTAGCCTGATGGAAGCCGGTAAGGCTTGA
- a CDS encoding ABC transporter substrate-binding protein, whose product MQLPRLAALLIAALFLAVPALAADAPPGAHAIAMHGAPKYPDGFKHFDYVNPDAPKDGTLHMAQTGSFDSLNPFIVRGAAAAGIPYIYDTLMARSRDEPFTLYGLIAQRVDVPADRSSMTIYLDKRARWHDGVPMTAADVIFSWQTLRKFGRPNHRAYYARAKAEQLDRSTVRFTFTPDADGKIDRELPLIFGLMTVLPKHYWQSETFNATTLTPPVGSGPYRIAAVDPGRSITYERVTDYWAADLPANRGLYNFDKIVFDYYRDDAVALQAFKAGQADVRVETDPARWAEAYESSALASGKIKQELLKNERADVARAFAFNLRRPLFQDPVLREAIASTFDFNWVNRALFYGMAKRTASYFPNSALAATGTPGTNELKYLTQLQEGLPQRLFNLPVEAIVPPGDAENPGGPEAMRPVLREQSEKLRAAGYTLRFGELVTPKGVPVAFELLLGDPADEKIALAFARGLAPLGIKVTVRTADGAQYAARLTQFDYDMASVSWFNSLSPGNEQQVYWGSRAADQKGSRNYPGVKSEAVDRLIRAIPLTSSRTALIAAARALDRILLWGFYTVPLYYLGVDYVASWEGIAHPAEMPLYGFVLESWWREG is encoded by the coding sequence ATGCAGCTTCCCCGCCTCGCAGCCCTGCTTATCGCCGCTTTGTTCCTCGCCGTGCCCGCGCTTGCAGCCGATGCGCCGCCGGGTGCGCATGCGATCGCCATGCACGGCGCGCCGAAATATCCGGACGGCTTCAAGCATTTTGACTATGTGAACCCGGATGCCCCCAAGGACGGCACGCTGCACATGGCCCAGACCGGAAGCTTCGACAGCCTCAACCCCTTTATCGTGCGCGGCGCGGCGGCGGCGGGCATACCCTACATATACGATACGCTGATGGCGCGGAGCCGCGACGAGCCCTTCACGCTCTATGGCCTGATCGCGCAGCGGGTCGATGTGCCGGCCGATCGCAGCAGCATGACGATTTACCTCGACAAGCGCGCGCGCTGGCACGATGGCGTGCCGATGACGGCAGCCGACGTGATCTTCAGCTGGCAAACGTTGCGCAAGTTCGGCCGCCCCAACCATCGCGCCTATTATGCGCGCGCGAAGGCCGAACAGCTCGATCGCAGCACGGTGCGTTTCACGTTCACGCCGGATGCGGACGGCAAGATCGACCGCGAATTGCCGCTGATCTTCGGCCTGATGACGGTGCTGCCCAAGCATTACTGGCAAAGCGAAACCTTCAACGCCACCACGCTGACCCCGCCCGTGGGCAGCGGGCCATACCGCATCGCCGCGGTGGACCCCGGGCGCTCCATCACCTATGAACGCGTGACCGATTACTGGGCGGCGGACCTGCCGGCCAATCGCGGGCTCTATAACTTCGATAAAATCGTGTTCGATTATTACCGCGATGACGCGGTCGCGCTGCAGGCTTTCAAGGCCGGGCAAGCCGATGTGCGCGTGGAAACCGATCCGGCGCGCTGGGCCGAAGCCTACGAATCCTCCGCGCTGGCTTCGGGCAAGATCAAGCAGGAATTGCTGAAGAACGAACGCGCCGATGTCGCGCGCGCCTTCGCTTTCAACTTGCGCCGCCCGCTGTTCCAGGACCCGGTCTTGCGGGAAGCGATCGCCTCTACCTTCGATTTCAACTGGGTCAACCGCGCGCTGTTCTACGGCATGGCCAAGCGCACCGCCAGCTATTTCCCGAATTCCGCGCTTGCCGCCACCGGTACGCCGGGCACCAATGAACTGAAATATCTGACGCAGCTGCAGGAAGGTTTGCCGCAGCGTCTGTTCAACCTGCCGGTCGAAGCCATCGTTCCGCCGGGCGACGCCGAAAATCCCGGCGGGCCGGAAGCGATGCGGCCCGTACTGCGCGAACAAAGCGAAAAGCTGCGCGCCGCGGGCTATACGCTGCGTTTTGGCGAACTTGTCACGCCCAAGGGCGTGCCGGTCGCGTTCGAACTTTTGCTCGGCGATCCGGCCGACGAAAAAATCGCGCTTGCTTTCGCGCGCGGGCTCGCGCCGCTCGGTATCAAAGTGACCGTCCGTACCGCTGACGGCGCGCAATATGCCGCGCGCCTGACGCAGTTCGATTACGACATGGCAAGCGTGTCCTGGTTCAACAGCCTGTCGCCCGGCAATGAACAACAGGTCTATTGGGGCAGCCGTGCGGCGGATCAAAAAGGCAGCCGCAATTATCCCGGCGTGAAAAGCGAAGCGGTTGACCGGCTGATCCGCGCGATCCCCCTCACCTCTTCGCGCACCGCGCTGATTGCGGCCGCGCGCGCGCTCGACCGCATCCTGCTCTGGGGTTTCTATACCGTGCCGCTCTATTATTTGGGCGTGGATTATGTCGCCAGCTGGGAAGGCATCGCCCACCCGGCCGAAATGCCGCTTTATGGATTCGTGCTCGAAAGCTGGTGGCGCGAAGGCTAG
- a CDS encoding TlyA family rRNA (cytidine-2'-O)-methyltransferase — MKKQRADLALVARGLAADEKKARALIMAGEVLAGTRRIDKPSETVAPEDDLHLREKPHPYVSRGGIKLAAALDHFAVDPAGLVCLDVGSSTGGFTDVLLQRGAARVYAVDSGTHQLHEKLRADPRVILHEKTSARILTRDHVPEAPQLVVADVSFMPLAEILPAPLALAAPGAALVALVKPQFEAARTDIGPGGVVRDTAVHAAACDTVARWLGQQGWQVGGILPSPITGADGNREFLLAAKRK, encoded by the coding sequence ATGAAAAAACAGCGCGCCGATCTCGCCCTTGTAGCGCGCGGGCTGGCGGCTGACGAAAAAAAGGCGCGCGCGCTGATCATGGCCGGCGAAGTTCTTGCGGGCACGCGCCGCATCGACAAGCCGTCCGAAACCGTCGCGCCGGAAGACGATCTGCATTTGCGGGAAAAGCCGCATCCCTATGTTTCGCGCGGCGGCATCAAGCTCGCGGCCGCGCTCGATCACTTTGCCGTCGATCCCGCCGGCCTTGTCTGCCTCGATGTCGGTTCCTCCACCGGCGGTTTCACCGATGTGCTCTTGCAGCGCGGCGCGGCGCGGGTCTATGCGGTGGATAGCGGCACACATCAATTGCACGAAAAATTGCGCGCCGATCCGCGCGTAATTTTGCACGAAAAGACCAGCGCCCGCATACTCACGCGCGATCACGTGCCCGAAGCGCCGCAGCTTGTCGTGGCCGATGTCAGTTTCATGCCGCTTGCGGAAATCCTGCCCGCGCCGCTTGCGCTGGCGGCGCCGGGCGCGGCGCTGGTCGCGCTCGTGAAACCGCAATTCGAGGCAGCGCGCACCGATATCGGCCCCGGCGGCGTGGTGCGCGACACGGCGGTCCACGCCGCCGCATGCGATACCGTGGCGCGCTGGCTCGGCCAGCAAGGCTGGCAGGTCGGCGGCATCCTTCCAAGCCCCATCACGGGCGCCGACGGCAACCGGGAATTTTTGCTGGCCGCGAAGCGCAAATAG
- a CDS encoding Flp family type IVb pilin — protein sequence MRTVLARFIKEETGATAIEYGLIAALISVAIVVVLGEVGTELNNTFTTVKTKLTGGSSS from the coding sequence ATGCGTACAGTATTAGCTCGTTTTATTAAGGAAGAAACCGGCGCCACCGCGATCGAATATGGTCTGATCGCAGCGCTCATCTCGGTCGCCATCGTTGTCGTGCTCGGTGAAGTCGGTACCGAGCTGAACAACACCTTCACCACGGTGAAGACCAAGCTGACGGGCGGCTCGAGCTCGTAA
- a CDS encoding Flp family type IVb pilin yields MKHILQRFLREETGATAIEYGLIAALISVAIVVVLGEVGTELNNTFTTVKTKLTGGSSS; encoded by the coding sequence ATGAAACATATTTTGCAAAGATTCCTCCGCGAAGAAACGGGTGCCACCGCGATCGAATATGGTCTGATCGCAGCGCTCATCTCGGTCGCCATCGTTGTCGTGCTCGGTGAAGTCGGCACCGAGCTGAACAACACCTTCACCACCGTGAAAACCAAGCTGACGGGCGGCTCGAGCTCGTAA